In Halichondria panicea chromosome 13, odHalPani1.1, whole genome shotgun sequence, one genomic interval encodes:
- the LOC135346750 gene encoding protein asteroid homolog 1-like — protein sequence MGIRTLTAYMKEMGHFESVTLRKVSSRIVIDGFSLPYKLFCGIGWGDYYEFYEKVVNFFTMLKSIGIEAYVVVDGIDYENEKAATSDDRVLQRLRMLSRAESQIEQLKKNEMIVPNLAKIVFVDAVRKTIGARFFVADGEADRDVVSLANHLGCPVLGLDSDFFIFNINHGLILILHNLQDLKTEVQYFHYQKFDRTCNFSHPQIRLFLPYCLGNDFHGRHALPELGIDRESKVELIVEKLSTSSLNIDDYQTELASDHKFYEVVPRSFEDLSQHSAFSTSVPQWIVSRFKKGEFSRNVMHFLVGHILEGSKIWNYLLVVEDMKRESAWKVTNSVLLYVIGALISCYMKVAVSLKLLWGSGKNRCVN from the coding sequence ATGGGAATTCGGACCTTAACCGCCTACATGAAAGAGATGGGGCACTTCGAGTCTGTAACCCTGAGAAAAGTTTCCAGTAGGATTGTCATTGATGGATTTAGCTTGCCCTATAAATTGTTTTGTGGAATTGGATGGGGTGATTATTATGAGTTTTATGAGAAAGTTGTAAATTTCTTTACAATGCTAAAATCTATCGGAATCGAGGCCTATGTGGTAGTCGATGGTATTGATTATGAAAATGAAAAGGCAGCGACTAGTGACGATCGAGTTTTACAGCGGCTTAGGATGTTGAGTAGGGCTGAATCTCAGATTGAACAGCTGAAAAAGAACGAGATGATTGTTCCTAATCTGGCAAAAATTGTGTTTGTCGATGCTGTTCGTAAAACCATTGGGGCTAGGTTCTTTGTTGCCGATGGTGAAGCTGATCGAGATGTGGTGTCACTTGCAAATCATCTTGGCTGTCCTGTCTTAGGTTTGGACTCAGATTTCTTCATTTTTAACATAAACCATGGACTGATTCTCATACTGCACAATTTACAAGACCTTAAAACAGAGGTGCAGTATTTTCACTATCAGAAATTTGATCGAACATGCAACTTTAGCCACCCTCAAATTCGCCTTTTCTTACCATACTGTCTTGGCAACGACTTTCACGGTCGCCATGCACTACCTGAGCTAGGAATTGATCGAGAGTCTAAAGTAGAGTTAATAGTTGAAAAGCTTAGTACCTCCTCTTTAAACATTGATGATTATCAAACAGAACTCGCTAGTGATCACAAGTTTTATGAAGTTGTCCCTCGTTCATTTGAAGACCTGTCTCAACACTCAGCATTTAGTACATCAGTCCCTCAGTGGATTGTATCTCGTTTCAAAAAAGGAGAGTTTTCGCGCAATGTAATGCATTTCTTGGTAGGCCATATTCTGGAGGGGAGCAAAATCTGGAATTATCTACTAGTTGTTGAAGATATGAAGAGAGAGTCTGCTTGGAAAGTGACCAATTCGGTCCTTCTGTATGTTATTGGTGCTCTCATTAGTTGCTATATGAAAGTGGCAGTATCCCTGAAATTATTGTGGGGGTCAGGCAAAAATCGCTGTGTAAATTAG
- the LOC135346744 gene encoding protein asteroid homolog 1-like — translation MGVPKLKKFVSSSKGWDTIQVSGEVVIDGNSLCYNLNKQHEWKFGGDYKEFYETVTVYIRELKALGIEPYIVVDGMDHDNSKYQTYIARNEERINRIAISQSRGTTPHNVVRPLFIHTVFLDALRDLKTKFFIADGEADRDIASLANSLSCPVISEDSDFFIFNIEAGYIPLTGGDQQTRIDFQKPVKRFQYKEFDKSLKLNEEQRLFFPFILGNDFHKGVSRSSLQLTSRTPLHDISEKLAMLDFSNATLTQFVCPNPTSQMENIRLYYRGTARSFDDLASTSSLLELYPHTPEWIMQEYKNGRFMAPIMSLATCPTTKRWRHTIVVEDFSQQSAWKVTKIGRKFIIGALLGDQANKHQIVTTEIKPPPPDNSKLALVDTEVILAPKHTKILPVPLKDVPQMTVTVRKEIMYRVFHYTEPAESDIPEGLQLAMIAGRCWVRKVVCDNTHLIQSLVCCILTCYGHFQMIDRKDGCKLAQHEMLFFLHSYAQWQCLLHHVIAFNQVLSHPFPYTSPARLFSSSLLLHFYQQTSQVLQEKMDTLATSMLQIITESKYSTESLKDIELEPSQTKKRRTTY, via the coding sequence ATGGGAGTACCCAAGTTGAAGAAGTTTGTGTCCAGTAGCAAAGGATGGGACACAATACAAGTGTCAGGCGAAGTAGTCATCGATGGCAACTCACTCTGCTATAATCTGAACAAACAGCATGAGTGGAAGTTTGGAGGTGATTACAAAGAGTTCTATGAAACGGTTACAGTGTACATTCGAGAGCTCAAGGCATTAGGAATAGAGCCGTACATTGTGGTGGATGGTATGGATCACGATAACAGCAAGTATCAGACGTACATAGCGAGAAACGAAGAGCGTATCAACCGAATCGCTATCAGTCAATCCAGGGGCACTACACCACATAACGTCGTTCGTCCGTTGTTCATACATACTGTGTTTCTTGATGCACTGAGAGACTTGAAGACAAAATTCTTCATAGCAGACGGAGAGGCAGATCGAGATATTGCATCCCTTGCCAATAGTTTATCTTGCCCTGTTATCAGCGAAGATTCAGACTTCTTCATTTTCAACATTGAAGCTGGCTACATACCATTGACAGGTGGTGACCAACAAACACGAATTGATTTTCAAAAGCCAGTCAAACGATTTCAGTATAAAGAATTCGATAAAAGCTTAAAACTGAACGAAGAACAGCGGCTGTTCTTTCCTTTTATCCTAGGAAATGACTTCCATAAGGGTGTTTCACGGTCCTCACTGCAATTAACATCACGCACACCACTCCACGACATCTCAGAAAAACTAGCAATGCTAGATTTCAGCAATGCAACTTTGACACAATTCGTTTGTCCGAACCCCACAAGCCAGATGGAAAATATCAGATTGTACTACAGAGGGACAGCTCGATCATTTGATGACCTTGCATCTACCAGTTCACTTCTGGAGTTGTATCCACACACCCCAGAGTGGATCATGCAGGAGTACAAGAATGGTAGGTTCATGGCTCCAATAATGAGTCTTGCAACTTGCCCTACTACAAAGCGGTGGCGACACACAATAGTAGTCGAAGATTTCAGTCAACAAAGCGCGTGGAAGGTTACAAAAATTGGAAGAAAATTTATCATTGGGGCTTTACTTGGTGACCAAGCAAACAAGCATCAGATAGTGACAACCGAAATTAAGCCACCACCACCTGACAACTCAAAACTTGCATTGGTGGACACCGAAGTCATCTTAGCTCCAAAGCACACCAAAATTCTACCTGTGCCACTAAAAGATGTTCCACAAATGACAGTCACCGTTCGCAAGGAGATAATGTATCGTGTGTTTCACTATACAGAGCCTGCTGAGTCGGACATTCCTGAGGGGCTACAGTTAGCCATGATCGCAGGGCGCTGCTGGGTACGTAAAGTAGTTTGCGACAATACACACCTGATTCAGTCGCTCGTATGCTGTATTCTAACCTGCTATGGCCATTTTCAAATGATTGATCGAAAAGACGGATGTAAGCTAGCTCAACATGAGATGCTGTTTTTTCTACACTCCTATGCTCAGTGGCAGTGTCTACTACATCACGTTATCGCGTTTAACCAAGTTCTAAGCCACCCCTTTCCATACACAAGCCCTGCTAGGCTATTCTCTTCAAGTTTACTTCTACACTTCTACCAGCAGACCTCACAGGTCCTACAAGAAAAGATGGACACATTGGCAACGAGTATGCTACAAATAATTACAGAGAGCAAGTATTCTACTGAAAGTTTGAAAGATATTGAACTAGAGCCTTCGCAGACAAAGAAACGTCGCACTACATACTGA
- the LOC135346740 gene encoding exportin-5-like isoform X1 yields the protein MAVQWSSEHEKQDALLLLCRDLISCVNKIMDPSSIQAERAECSQKVEQFKDESPYCLRCGFILSEEHVPVIRHFGLQLMEHFVKYRWRSLSLDDGREFQLNLLQFLSNKLLPYDQEPTFVKEALARVTVETAKKMWPQRWDSFITDLGTVSKCGSTQVELVLLIFCRLAEDIHGYESGMTSGRKREMAAALNQQSQTVFTFLISNLESPLSEPLRQTALSTIVSFVEWVEFPTLLMEDAKLIKLLYNLIGMEELKTVACECLLPILSRKGDVRKTEGDRTTILSLLLSTEALNGIMAASILANSQGVVEEQYVFLKRVCQVLVHLGTSQLALLWTYSLTFKPPEALELYLQVVAEFTKHNSQLLSLTSADVWITFLSHNHLKDHPVFKDHLTHLLTIARQKLLKVGDPDVYDHVSSEYSRLDFDGADDFMLFFATFRGKMVKILSQVSLLIPRTAAVEALTVTEQMVQKKLEPGQVDTGPLISCLQTYFG from the exons ATGGCTGTCCAATGGTCCTCTGAGCATGAGAAGCAGGATGCCTTGTTGCTGCTGTGTCGAGACCTCATATCCTGTGTCAACAAGATCATGGACCCCTCGTCCATTCAGGCAGAGAGAGCAGAGTGTAGTCAG AAAGTGGAGCAGTTCAAAGATGAGAGTCCGTACTGTTTGAGGTGTGGCTTCATTCTGTCCGAGGAGCACGTCCCTGTCATCAGGCACTTTGGATTGCAACTCATGGAGCATTTTGTTAA GTATCGATGGAGGAGCTTGAGTCTGGATGATGGCAGAGAGTTCCAACTGAACCTGCTTCAGTTCCTCTCAAAT AAACTCCTTCCTTATGATCAAGAGCCCACTTTCGTTAAGGAGGCTCTGGCTAGGGTCACCGTGGAAACAGCCAAAAAGATGTGGCCGCAGAGATGGGATTCGTTTATCACTGACTTGGGGACTGTCTCAAAGTGTGGG TCCACCCAGGTGGAGCTGGTGTTGCTAATATTTTGTCGTCTGGCTGAGGACATCCACGGGTACGAGTCTGGCATGACCTCAGGGCGTAAGAGGGAGATGGCAGCTGCCCTCAACCAGCAGTCTCAGACAGTCTTCACTTTTCTCATTAGCAACTTAGAG TCTCCTCTGTCGGAGCCCCTTCGTCAAACTGCCCTGAGCACGATAGTCAGCtttgtggagtgggtggagtttcCCACCCTCCTGATGGAGGACGCCAAGCTCATTAAGCTCCTCTACAACCTCATAGGGATGGAGGAACTTAAGACTGTCGCCTGTGAGTGTCTACTGCCTATCCTCTCCAGAAAA GGTGATGTTCGCAAGACAGAGGGAGACAGGACCACGATTCTCTCATTGCTTCTCTCCACTGAAGCTCTCAATGGAATCATGGCTGCTTCAAT ACTGGCCAACTCGCAAGGTGTGGTGGAGGAGCAATACGTGTTCCTGAAGAGGGTGTGTCAAGTCCTGGTCCACTTGGGCACCTCTCAGCTGGCACTGCTCTGG ACATACTCTCTGACATTCAAGCCTCCGGAGGCTCTGGAACTGTACCTCCAGGTTGTGGCTGAGTTCACTAAACACAACAGCCAG ctgctgAGTCTGACATCAGCTGATGTGTGGATCACGTTCCTCTCCCACAATCACCTGAAGGACCACCCAGTGTTCAAggaccacctcacacacctccTCACAATAGCCAGACAGAAACTGCTCAAG GTGGGTGACCCTGATGTGTACGACCATGTCAGTTCAGAGTATTCCCGTCTGGACTTTGATGGGGCGGATGACTTTATGCTCTTCTTTGCGA CATTTCGTGGTAAGATGGTAAAGATACTTAGTCAAGTGTCTCTTCTGATTCCAAGAACAGCTGCTGTAGAAGCTCTCACCGTCACTGAGCAGATGGTCCAGAAGAAACTTGAACCTGGGCAAG ttgaCACAGGACCTCTGATAAGCTGTCTCCAGACATACTTTGGTTGA
- the LOC135346740 gene encoding exportin-5-like isoform X2, whose translation MAVQWSSEHEKQDALLLLCRDLISCVNKIMDPSSIQAERAECSQKVEQFKDESPYCLRCGFILSEEHVPVIRHFGLQLMEHFVKYRWRSLSLDDGREFQLNLLQFLSNKLLPYDQEPTFVKEALARVTVETAKKMWPQRWDSFITDLGTVSKCGSTQVELVLLIFCRLAEDIHGYESGMTSGRKREMAAALNQQSQTVFTFLISNLESPLSEPLRQTALSTIVSFVEWVEFPTLLMEDAKLIKLLYNLIGMEELKTVACECLLPILSRKGDVRKTEGDRTTILSLLLSTEALNGIMAASILANSQGVVEEQYVFLKRVCQVLVHLGTSQLALLWTYSLTFKPPEALELYLQVVAEFTKHNSQLLSLTSADVWITFLSHNHLKDHPVFKDHLTHLLTIARQKLLKVGDPDVYDHVSSEYSRLDFDGADDFMLFFATFRGKMVKILSQVSLLIPRTAAVEALTVTEQMVQKKLEPGQVGT comes from the exons ATGGCTGTCCAATGGTCCTCTGAGCATGAGAAGCAGGATGCCTTGTTGCTGCTGTGTCGAGACCTCATATCCTGTGTCAACAAGATCATGGACCCCTCGTCCATTCAGGCAGAGAGAGCAGAGTGTAGTCAG AAAGTGGAGCAGTTCAAAGATGAGAGTCCGTACTGTTTGAGGTGTGGCTTCATTCTGTCCGAGGAGCACGTCCCTGTCATCAGGCACTTTGGATTGCAACTCATGGAGCATTTTGTTAA GTATCGATGGAGGAGCTTGAGTCTGGATGATGGCAGAGAGTTCCAACTGAACCTGCTTCAGTTCCTCTCAAAT AAACTCCTTCCTTATGATCAAGAGCCCACTTTCGTTAAGGAGGCTCTGGCTAGGGTCACCGTGGAAACAGCCAAAAAGATGTGGCCGCAGAGATGGGATTCGTTTATCACTGACTTGGGGACTGTCTCAAAGTGTGGG TCCACCCAGGTGGAGCTGGTGTTGCTAATATTTTGTCGTCTGGCTGAGGACATCCACGGGTACGAGTCTGGCATGACCTCAGGGCGTAAGAGGGAGATGGCAGCTGCCCTCAACCAGCAGTCTCAGACAGTCTTCACTTTTCTCATTAGCAACTTAGAG TCTCCTCTGTCGGAGCCCCTTCGTCAAACTGCCCTGAGCACGATAGTCAGCtttgtggagtgggtggagtttcCCACCCTCCTGATGGAGGACGCCAAGCTCATTAAGCTCCTCTACAACCTCATAGGGATGGAGGAACTTAAGACTGTCGCCTGTGAGTGTCTACTGCCTATCCTCTCCAGAAAA GGTGATGTTCGCAAGACAGAGGGAGACAGGACCACGATTCTCTCATTGCTTCTCTCCACTGAAGCTCTCAATGGAATCATGGCTGCTTCAAT ACTGGCCAACTCGCAAGGTGTGGTGGAGGAGCAATACGTGTTCCTGAAGAGGGTGTGTCAAGTCCTGGTCCACTTGGGCACCTCTCAGCTGGCACTGCTCTGG ACATACTCTCTGACATTCAAGCCTCCGGAGGCTCTGGAACTGTACCTCCAGGTTGTGGCTGAGTTCACTAAACACAACAGCCAG ctgctgAGTCTGACATCAGCTGATGTGTGGATCACGTTCCTCTCCCACAATCACCTGAAGGACCACCCAGTGTTCAAggaccacctcacacacctccTCACAATAGCCAGACAGAAACTGCTCAAG GTGGGTGACCCTGATGTGTACGACCATGTCAGTTCAGAGTATTCCCGTCTGGACTTTGATGGGGCGGATGACTTTATGCTCTTCTTTGCGA CATTTCGTGGTAAGATGGTAAAGATACTTAGTCAAGTGTCTCTTCTGATTCCAAGAACAGCTGCTGTAGAAGCTCTCACCGTCACTGAGCAGATGGTCCAGAAGAAACTTGAACCTGGGCAAG TTGGGACGTAG